The Liolophura sinensis isolate JHLJ2023 chromosome 6, CUHK_Ljap_v2, whole genome shotgun sequence genomic sequence AGAACAGTCATAAATGTAAGTGCAACATTCATACATAGTTAAATatagtatatatgtgtgcatatgtagTTGTGTAGAACGTAATCACTTCGCTAGAACAGTCATAAATGTAAGTGTAACATTCATACATAGTTAAATATGGTATATATGTGAGCATATTTACCTGTGTAGAACGTAATCACTGCGCTAGAACAGTCATAAATATAAGTGTAACATTCATACATAGTTAAATAtggtatatatgtgtgcatatatagcTGTGTAGAACGTAATCACTTCGCTAGAACAGTCATAAATGTAAGTGTAACATTCATACATAGTTAAAtatgattatatatgtatgcatatatagcTGTGTAGAACGTAATCACTTCGCTAGAACAGTCATAAATGTAAGTGCAACATTCATACACAGTTAAGTATGGcacatatgtgtgcatatatagcTGTGTAGAACGTAATCACTGCGCTAGAACAGTCATAAATATAAGTGTAACATTCATACATAGTTAAATAtggtatatatgtgtgcatatgtagTTGTGTAGAACGTAATCACTTCGCTAGAACAGTCATAAATGTAAGTGTACCATTCATACATAGTTAAATATGGTATATATGTGAGCATATTTACCTGTGTAGAACGTAATCACTTCGCTAGAACAGTCATAAATGTAAGTGTAACATTCATACATAGttaaatatgatatatatgtgtgcatatatagcTGTGTAGAACGTAATCACTTCGCTAGAACAGTCATAAATGTAAGTGCAACATTCATACATAGTTAAGTATGGcacatatgtgtgcatataaagCTGTGTAGAACGATACAAAAGAATTCATCGTGTTATCGGCTACTGGAATGAATGCTTGTGTTTATGTATCAGTGGATAAGTGGAATTCACATCACTTTATAGAGTAGGGCCTACACGTTTCTGAGAAACTTAGACATATATTCGGGGGAGCAAGTAAGTGACGACAGTTTTCTGCAGATACCGGTAGTCTAGAACACACAAGGCCTGCATTCATACAAGCTTCTACATATCACTGTTAAGACGTGTCATCTTAGAAAAACATCGGTCACGTCACATAAATGGTTGTTCTTCGAAGTCAGTATAAGATACACTGAGGTTTTCCATAGTATGACAGCCTGATGACAACTAAAGAGGCTGAGCCTTGTTGAGCAAACGTtggcattacatgtatgtatttatacctCAGCAAAGGTATTTCCAGTCCTTACACGCATTCTGTTCCTCAGGAGCCCAAGGTGTGAAACACTTCACTCAAGTGCAGAGATTAATGCGCAAGAAAAACTCGGCAAAGAACACAAAAGTGGACGTAATATTAACATATCATTAGCATTAAAATATCAAGTAATGTGAAGTAGATCCATTCCCTCGTTGTCAGAAGCAAACTGAGTAGCAGCGAACTTTCATACTGTGGCATATAGCGCGTAAGTTTTCTTTGTGATGATGGTTCGCTCCAACAGAAGCCACAAAAGGTCAAATCTTCTGCTGAACACTGACATTTGTGTGGCGTCAAACTAATGCAGTTTAAAGAGAATCATTTGAGATGATGATGGCATTTACCATGAATATTTATAATTGTTTCAAATTCATCACATTTTAGTGCTAAAGAATCAGCAGATGTTCTGGCGTTAAGGTGAGTTATTTCCTCTTGTGTCACGTGATCAAGGTAACCTCTCCACGTGTGCCTTGTCGCGGAGGAAGAGGTCCACGAACAGAGGGATGGTTCCGAGGATGAATAGAGTGCCTGCCGCCGCGGTGAGGCCGAATGACCAGCTCAGGTCGCCGCCGTCCTTAGTCATGTTCATACCGTACACGATTATAGCAGCCAGGATTAAGATGCCTGTAACAGAAAAAAGGCAATAGTGTAACAGCCAATAGTGTAAGATCAGATGTACATTATCATAGCGGCAAATTTCAGGATGCgtgtaaaaacaaaagacaacagtGTACTATGAGATGTACACTTATTTATAGCGGCGAGTATCAGGATGCCTGTAACAGACAAAATGCAAGAGTGTAACAGGCAATAGTGTAAGATCAGATGTACACTATCACAGCGGTGAGTTTCAGGATGCCTGTAACAGACAAAATGCAAGAGTGTAACAGGCAATAGTGTAAGATCAGATGTACACTATCACAGCGGTGAGTTTCAAGATGCCTGTAACAGACAAAATGCAAGAGTGTAACAGGCAATAGTGTAAGATCAGATGTACACTATCACAGCGGTGAGTATCAGGATGCTTGTAACAGACAAAATGCAAGAGTGTAACAGGCAATAGTGTAAGATCAGATGTACACTATCACAGCGGTGAGTTTCAGGATGTCTGTAACAGACAAAATGCAAGAGTGTAACAGGCAATAGTGTAAGATCAGATGTACACTATCACAGTGGTGAGTATCAGGATGCCTGTAACAGACAAAATGCAAGAGTGTAACAGGCAACAAGAGTGTAACAGGCAATAGTGTAAGATCAGATGTACACTATCACAGCGGTGAGTTTCAGGATGTCTGTAACAGACAAAATGCAAGAGTGTAACAGGCAACAAGAGTGTAACAGGCAATAGTGTAAGATCAGATGGACACTATCACAGCGGTGAGTTTCAGGATGCCTGTAACAGACAAAGGGCAACAGTGTAAGACCAGATATACGGTTTCACGTGattttgtacaaaatatcagcctGGTCTGTGGACGAGTTACCGTTCATAATCGATGCTGTATAATTAATAAATCGGGTAGAAAtacaactttttcaaactttaggaTCGCTTTAACCTTATATATGATAAACGCTATCATGGAGGTTAATATAAGGATGTTTGTGAAAAAGCAGTTGCGTTAGATCAGATGTACATAGTAGTGTtacattaaaacacaaaactcAGCAGTAACTTAacgaagaaataaatatatagaacaATTTCTGGTATCCTCGGCTTGTAAACACCCAAGTATATGCCTCCCTAAAACCAGAAATCTTATCCAATGTGAAAACAGAAACATGGGGTGCAATCTGCCCCCAGGGGTGGGGTAAGAAGTATGATATCTTCAGTCAGTTGGAATGAGCCACGCAGTGTCAGCTGGGATGGGGCAATATCACGTGCGTTTGCTGCTTTGTGCGATAATATTGCAACCTACAAATACTTACAAATACATATGGACCACTTACGAATGCATAGACAACTTACAAATACAATTagactacttacatgtacatatagactgcatacaaatacaaatagcCTACTTACAAAATACATTATGGACTActtacacaaacatacatactacttacaaatacatataaactACTTACAAATACATATCGACTACTTGCAATTACATACAGACTACTTGCAAATACATACAGACtacttacaaatacatatagatcacttacaaacacatacagactacttacaaatacatattgactacttatatgtatatacagagtACTAACAAATACAAATAGACTATTTACAATAACATACAGACtacttacaaatacatatacatacagactacttacaaatacataaagattacttacaaatacatgcagACTGCTTACAAATGCATATGGATTACTTGCAAATACATACAGACTACTTAGAAATACATATAGACAacttacaaatacatacagacacTAACAGATACATACAGGCCAAGATAACAATCACGTACATCTGAGCGTAAACAGAACATACATTTGCAAGGATGCTGAACCATATGCGAGTTTGAAGCATTCATTTCATATATTATTTTGAATGTCTGCGATGTTGGTTTATTATTCTTGAGCTCAAAGGCCGGATAACTGTTAAACGGTTTACTGATTCCGGCTTTGACGGGTCTACACTTTGGATGACGTAGGGAATCAGCATATACCAAACATGTGGACGGGTTTTAGTTGTAAATGTCAGTGAAATTTTCCGCGTGTGGTCAAGTGCTGACGAACTTGAGCTCTACATAAGGACAAACCATTGAGTTAATTATCCTCTAATTGTCTATTTCGTCCAAATTTCTAACGCACATTCATTTGGGTTAATATGAGCGTAGAACtattttgcatgtattttgtcagtGTAATGAGTGATCACCTGGACTTACCTGACAGAAGGGAGAAGGCAATAGTGACGATGAGGATTGTCCGACGGCGAGTGAGGTTCCGCCGGATCATGTAGAGGATGAGAAGAGCCAGTGGGAGGATGGAGGAGATGAAACCGAGGACAACGAGGACCTGGACGGCGTAGTGCCAGCCGGCCCTCACATACACGGAGTAACGCCAATCTATGGAGGTGGAGGAGAAAGAACAAGGAACAAGTTACACGTTATATACTAAAAAAAACGGACGTAGGCAACACCGGTGTTATGTAGGGAAGGAAATGTACCTGTTGCATGTTGTGTACAGTAACGTAAACTATCTATCCTGAGGGGTGGAGGATGGGAAATAACCTGttacacatgttacatatacagtaaCGTATGCTTCTAAAATCAGTCATAAGGGAGAATGCACCTATTACACACTATATATACTAATTTTCTCTCTGACCCCTGCACCTGTTATACACTATATACAGTGAGGTACGCTTCCTGACATCAATCTCAAGAGAGAGGAGTCAGGAGGAGACACCTAATATACACTAAACAAAGTCAGGTACGCTTCCTGTTATCAATCTCAAGGGAGAAGGGTCGGGAGGATGCACCTATTACACACTATTTACAGTCAGGTACGCTTCCTGACATCAGTCTCAAGAGAGAGGAGTCAGGAGGAGACACCTAACACACACTAAACAAAGTCAGGTACGCTTCCTGTTATTAATCTCAAGGGTGAAGGGTCGGGAGGATGCACCTATTACACACTATATATGGTAAGGTACACTTCTTGATATCAGTCTAAAGAGAGACGGGTCAGGAGAATGCACCTATTACACACTATATATGGTAAGGTACACTTCTTGATATCAGTCTCAAGAGAGACGGGTCAGGAGGATGCACCTATTACACACTATATATGGTAACGTACGCTTCCTACAACAATCACAAGTGAGATGGGTCGGGAGAATGCACCTATTACACACTATATATGGTAAGGTACACTTCTTGATATCAGTCTCAAGAGAGATGGGTCGGGAGAATGCACCTATTACACACAATATACAGACAAGTACACTTCCTAACATCAGTCTCAGGACAGAAGAGTCAGGAGGATGCACCTATTACACACTATAAACAGTCACCTATTACACACTATAAACAGTCACCTATTGCACACTATATACAGTGAGGTACGCTTCCTGACATCAATCACAAGTGAGAAGGGTCGGGAGGATGCACCTAATAAACACTGTATATAGTAAGGTACACTTCCTGACATCAATCTCAAGAGAGAGGAGTCAGGAGGAGGCACCTCTTACCCACTCTATATAGTCAGGTACGCTTCCTGACATCAATCTCAAGAGAGAGAGGCCAGGGGgatgcaactacatgtattacacactATATACAGTAAGTAAGTTTTCTGACACCAGTCTTAAGGTAGGGGATAAAATACGTCTGTTGCACACTTTATTCAGTATTAACGTACATTCCCGGGTGCCAGTCTTAGGAAGTGGAAGAAAATACATCTGTGACACACTGCATTTATATACAGTAACGTTCGCTCCCTGATAACAGTCTGAGGAAGTGAGAGAAAATACATCTGTGACACACTATATAGGTCTATAGTAGAGTACACTCTCCAATATCAGTCAAAGGAAAGTGAAGAAAATACATCTGCCACACACTACAGTACACTACAGAGCCTACAGTAACATACACTCCCTGATATCAGTCTAGCGAAGGGGAAAATGCATCTGTGACACACTATACAGGCTTACAGAAATATACACTCAATGATATCAGTCTAGAAAAGGGAAAAATGCATCTGTGGCACACTATACAGGTTTAGAGTAACGTGCACTCACTGAAATCAGTCTAAGGAAGTGGGAGAAATTACATCTGTGACACacttcatgtatatacagttacgCACCCTCGCACTGATATCAGTGTTGGGAAGGGGAAGAAAATGCATCTGTGACACACTATATAAGCCTACAGTAGCTTACACTCTCTAATATCAGCCAAAGGCAAGGGAAGAAAATACATCTGTGACACACTATACAGGCCTACAGTAAGGTACACTCCCTCTGATATCAGTCTAGCGAAGGGGAAGAAAATACATCTGTGACACACTATACAGGCCTACAGTAAGGTACACTCCCTCTGATATCAGTCTAGCGAAGGGGAAGAAAATACATCTGTGACacacttcatgtacatacagtaacGCACGCTCCCACTGATATCAGTGTTAGGAAGGGAAGAAAATGCATTTGTGACacactatataggcctacagtagcGTAAGCTCTCGAATATCAGCCAAAGGCAAGGGAAGAAAATACATTTGTGACACACTATACAGGCCTACAGTAACGTACACTTCCTGATATCAGTCTAACGAACGGGAAAATGCATCTGTGACACACTATACAGGCCTACAGTAACGTACACTCTCCAATATCAATCAAAGTTAAGGGAAGAAAATAAATCTGTCACACACTATACAGGCCTACAGTAACGTACACTCCCTGATATCAGTCTAACGAAGGGAAAAATGCATCTGTGACACACTATACCGATCTACAGTAACGTACACTCACTGAAATCGGTCTAGCGAAGGGGGAAGAAAATACATCTGTGACacacttcatgtacatacagtaacGCACACTCCCTCTGATATCAGTGTTAGGGAGGGGAAGGAAATACATCTGTGACacacttcatgtacatacagtaacGCACGCTCCCTCTGATATCAGTGTTAGGGAGGGGAAGAAAATGCATCTGTGACACACTACATAGTCCTACAGTAGCGTGCATTCTCTAATATCAGTCAAAGGAAAGGGAAGAAATTACATGTCACACATTATACAGGCCTAAAGTAATGTACACTTCCTGATATCAGTCTAACGAAGGGGGAAATGCATCTGTGACACACCGCATAGGCCTCCAGTAGCGTACACTGATATCAGTCTAAGGAAGGGGAAGAAAATACATCTGTGACACACTGTATGCACGAACACCAGTCTTAGATGATGGAGAAATACACCTTGTGACACATTATATGTAGGCCCACATTAATTTCCCAACAAATCTTTTACTCTCAACACATATGTAATGTGTATAACTACTTTGATCAGTACCTAAACGACCACCTAGAACATATTTCTTGACGTTTTCCAGGTAAAAATTTCTTAAACATTGAGAGTAGGTGCACAGGTAATAGAAGGAAGTGTGTGAAGGTAGACTCATTAACACACGTGTCCCATACTATATCGAGCTGTGTAAACATAATTCTATACCTGACGTTTTCTATATACGAGAACTCCTCCCTTCACATTGAGTTATCCAGGTGTTTAGTTTATGAGGCGGGGCTTACTGACTCACCATCACGATTTTGTAGGAAAATACAGAATGAAGTATAGTCCTGGGTACCGCACACCTCCCAGATGCCGAGGCCCGTCACATGTAAGCCCAGGAAAGTGTCGGTGAAGGTGGGGTCGGGCAGGAACCAGGCTGGCGTTGTGAAGCCGATCAGGTGAAGGAGGAAAGCTAAGAGCAGAATCAAGAGTCCGAGGCGGGCCAGGCGTGACACGGCGCTACAGTCCGCCTTCATCCCTTCGAACACCGATGGGCTGGCGTAGATCAGCGGACCCCGGGTATAGAACCCCGACGTGTCTTTGTACGTGTATACGGACCCCATCTTTAACACTCCGTCAAATATGGCCGTCTACACCTTAGAAGACGCAGCTAGGTATATGTATGATACAGTCATACCGacgaaaacagaaacaaaagctAATCAACCTGTAGGACGACTTTTCCCATGGCTTCTTACGTTTTTTTCACTCACCTGTCACGCTTGAGTTACTTCGTGGCCTAATTAGATGCGTCAAGTGAAACAGACAAGGGCATATCAGGGGCTATTTAAATACATGACTTTTCTTTAATTTCCTGGATGCATTCACATAAATTCACTCTGCGCAGACTGACTGAAAACACCTTGTCGGATTGTTGCAGAGAACGCTGTCCTCAGGTAAGATTATATCAGGTGTTTCTTCAGATAATAGGTGCATCAGCCGTTTACTGAGACCGACAGGCCACTGATACTCAGCATTATTCCCAAACTACAATACATAGCGCGAGACTTTCACTAGTTGCTGTGGAGATTCGACAAGATAAAAGTGGAGCTCCACCCAGCCAGCCCCGCTTACCTTGGCCTTACCTAAGATTATAACTCAAACATTGTCCCCACCTGTTCAGCCAGTGCAGAGGAGACGTGTAGAAAATCGCTAGCACTGTACGGCATTGTGAAGGAATTACGTGTGTAGTCGTGGTACAATTACCTAGCGGGACTACAAACCAGGATTCTCTTACTCATATACAGATAGTGTGTGTGCGTAAACAGTAACAGTGGGTCAGAGAGCCGTGCGCCAATGGACTAGTGTGTGAGTGTACAACTGTGGACTATTGTCTGACTGTCCTCTCTACTTGTGGGGTGGGCGCTCAGTCCAAGTTTATCTCACATCCACTCATCCTCCGTGGTTCAGCCTCTCGGTGTGTCTGCCAGCTTACATCTACCCCACGACCCAAAACAACCGTTCCCCTGCTCTTCCGGCGCCCACTATCACCCGATCCCCGGACCATGGTGGTGGGGTGAGGATACGGCCATGGTGAAGCTGTGGACCCTCAACGCTCTAATCGTCGTCTGCATCGCCTTCATTCTCTTCATCGTCAGTTTCTCCACGCCGTACTGGTTAGAGGGGGTGAATAATGCCCCGGTTACTATGGGGCTCTGGCAGACTTGTAGCACATCGTGTTACCTAAATCACTACAAAGCAGGTAAGTCGCTATTTACACTGTCACAAAAAAACACTCTACCTTTACAATTAAACCAATTGGTTACTACAAACGTCATTACAAAGCCGGTAATTAAGTCACTGTCTACTTCATTACACAGTCAGTAAGTCACGGTCCACGTTATTAGAAAGTCAGTAAGTCACTGTCCACGTCATTACAAAGTCGGAAAGTCACTGCCCAAACCATGCCAAAGCCAGTAAGTTACTGTCCGTGTCATTATAAAGTCGAAAAGTCACTGTCCTCGTCATTACAAAGCAGGTAAGTCACTGTCCACGCCATTACAAAGCACTGTCCATGTCAACGCCATTACCAAAGCGGGTAAATCACCGCCCACGCCATGACCAAAGCCAAAAAGTCACTGTTCGAGCCATTACATAAATAATACTACCCACACGATTAAAGTCAATTCCTACTGCATTGAAAAGCCAGTAAGTCACTACCCACACCCCAACAAAACCAGTAAGTCACTGTCCACACCATTACAAAGTCGGCAAGTCACCCCTCACACACTGACAAAGCAAGTAAATCACTGCCTATACAATTGCAATGCCGGTAAGTCACTTTCTACACCATTTGAAAGACGGCAAGCGATTACGTACAAATTATAAGGCCAGTAATAATACCCACACCCTAACAGAGCTAGTAAGTCACAATTTACATCATAGCAAAGCCGGTCACGACTTATGAAATAACAAAACCATCAAAGCCCTAACTGTATACAACTACAAAATAGGTAAGTCACGACTTACAACGTTACAAAGCCGTAGATCACGCTTTAGCCAGTATCTATGCTATTGCAAGTGGATGCACTGGTCAGCAACTtgcggctggtcgtgggtttcccttggcctttgctcggtttcctcccatcattatgctgtccgccgtcgtataagtgagatattcttgagtacggcgtataacacgtataaaacaaataaataaatcactgcatTGGGGTGTTCTTGGATGAAATTATACCTCTAAATGTTCAAGGCAACTCATACTTCATGTCATCCTGAATAGTACAATACTGGGAGTTGTATGAAGAACTCAATCAtgcgtaggcctatatcattTTAGAAATATAGTCTCTTGAGCTGTTGTGTGAAATAATCAAGTTTTAGTTTCGACAATGTAGGCTAGAATTTGAAACAATACAAAATCTttttgtatgagtgaaatatcgCGTCGTTCGAAAACTTTACTCCGTCAGTTCATGAAAAATTACTCTTCAGGTTATGACATTTCATGTCGGGGTGGTACATGCCAATATATTATTCGAGAAAGGATGGTGTTAAGAAGAAGACATGTTTATGCACACAAATTACTGTCGCTTTTGAGCCAGACTCGCGTTAAAAGTAAGACAAGAAAGTTATCTGCAAATCTTGGTGAGAGTTTAAGTTTTTTGGAAATGAAATCTAGTCAGTGGTCCATGTGAATGTGGTTTGATGACATTTGGTAACCCTGCCTAGGGATATGTGTAGCTGCAGTCTTAACCCTGGCTATCGCCTTATGATATAACCAGTATATATGTCATTACGTGTTTACGATCTATAAACCACGTATTACAGAAGACAGGTGTTAAACGTGGAGTAGTCACGGAACACAGACTTATCACCTGAGCTATCTGTACACAGCTAGCACTGTGTTCTATCTCAGTTCTTTAATCTCAGCGGTCTGTTTGGCTTGCATACCTGTGATCACATACCTGGCCAGGTATACCACGATTTGACAGCATTGCTTGGCAGGAAATGGATTTGCCTCGTGTTTAAATTTGCGTAATAGGTGTATACACTGCTGTtcactttacatgtagttattcaGAATGACATTCAATTAAATCCATGATAATATTGCACTGTTGTTGATGACAACAAACATGGTGGTGGttaaaatgtccataaattCGCAGccttaaaattttacttttacttttgaCTCATTCTGTTTGGTAGTTTTGAGAGGTTTGCTGAGGATGTTTATTGTGACAATTAAGAGTTACACCTGTTCtttgtgtgatatatatagGTGACACATGCTACATTGTTCTGATACGACATTCCATCGAGTGGATGATCTTTTGTAGTTGATTCTTGTAAATGGTCTCCCTTCACTTGATGAAGCTACAAGTGTTAGCCTAGAATGTTTGATAATGCCTAacgttattaaaaaaaatgagaaaataatatttgttacCACTTGTAACTAAATTTAATTCATTATAAAGTCTGAAACATACATACTATGAATACGGTTCACGAAAGCAGTTTAATCGCCAGCGTGTAAATGATCTCATGTATACATTCATACTTGATTGGTCTACTTTAGATTAAGTTCTCACCGACTGCACTGGCTTAGTTGAAAGCTAATTAAGCGTCTCTGGTTCGGTAATCTCTAATACCCATTGTAAAGGTCACATCATTTGACCTAACCCACAGTTAAGGTCGCACACTTTAATCACTACTGTACACAAATAATGTGATTTTGGTGCCATTGCTAACCCCTTTGATCTTTTTTCTTCCGCCTAGATTAATTCTGAGATAATACCGCTAATTAAACACTATTTTGcttgtcgtacatgtataaaaatgaaagctAACCGAATCaaactccttacagcacatgcatCGCTCTTCGTTcactttatatcactgccaaGATCAGAAAAttgtgta encodes the following:
- the LOC135466968 gene encoding uncharacterized protein LOC135466968; this translates as MGSVYTYKDTSGFYTRGPLIYASPSVFEGMKADCSAVSRLARLGLLILLLAFLLHLIGFTTPAWFLPDPTFTDTFLGLHVTGLGIWEVCGTQDYTSFCIFLQNRDDWRYSVYVRAGWHYAVQVLVVLGFISSILPLALLILYMIRRNLTRRRTILIVTIAFSLLSGILILAAIIVYGMNMTKDGGDLSWSFGLTAAAGTLFILGTIPLFVDLFLRDKAHVERLP